One stretch of Solea senegalensis isolate Sse05_10M unplaced genomic scaffold, IFAPA_SoseM_1 scf7180000014534, whole genome shotgun sequence DNA includes these proteins:
- the zgc:194209 gene encoding adipocyte plasma membrane-associated protein produces the protein MLSCGSLLVVLLAVSAGLYMLPSPIHPRPHILKGPPPELVGPLAVNNRLHNGRRLFSGELHGPESFTADENGHVYTGTVDGKLWRISPDDSLTLITQMGQNLPECGSSPDYEPLCGRPHGVRLDADGQLIVADSYLGLFSVDVKTGAKKLLLSNSEGADGVPFSFLNGLDISSQTGMIYFTDSSSRWGRRHVKLEVLELNSLGRLVSFDPQTQKVKVLLDSLFMPNGIVLSPDEDFLLLAETSVGRVLRFWLKGPKAGTKEVVMDNMIGYPDNIRLSDHGTFLVGITTPRFRRFLPPFLDMIAPYPAVKRFLAKVIPLTWYNLLLPRYALVLELGLDGELVGTLHDPEGRLTWAISDVFQHRGRTYLGNTELSFLPVLERWEN, from the exons ACTGAAAGGACCGCCTCCAGAACTCGTGGGTCCTCTGGCTGTAAACAATCGTCTTCACAACGGACGCAGACTTTTCTCTGGAGAACTTCACGGACCAGAATCCTTCACTGCAGACGAGAACG gtcaTGTTTACACAGGAACAGTAGATGGAAAGTTATGGAGAATTTCTCCTGATGATTCTCTGACTCTGATCACACAGATGGGACAGAATCTTCCAGAGTgtg gcagCAGTCCAGACTATGAGCCGCTGTGTGGTCGTCCTCACGGCGTTCGTCTGGACGCTGACGGTCAGCTGATTGTTGCAGATTCATACCTGGGACTTTTCAGTGTTGACGTGAAAACTGGAGCAAAGAAGTTGTTGTTGTCAAACTCTGAGG GAGCTGACGGTGTCCCCTTCTCTTTTCTGAATGGTTTGGACATTTCCTCACAAACTGGGATGATTTATTTCACCGACTCATCCAGTCGCTGGGGACGGAGACATGTCAAACTGGAG GTGCTGGAGCTGAACAGCCTGGGTCGTCTTGTGTCGTTTGATCCTCAAacacaaaaagtcaaagttcTGCTGGATTCTCTCTTCATGCCCAACGGCATCGTCCTGTCTCCGGACGAAGACTTCCTGCTGCTGGCTGAGACCAGCGTGGGACGCGTCCTCAG ATTTTGGTTAAAGGGTCCGAAGGCCGGAACGAAGGAAGTTGTCATGGACAACATGATCGGTTACCCTGACAACATCCGCCTGAGTGACCACGGAACATTCCTGGTTGGAATAACAACACCGCGGTTCCGGAGGTTCCTTCCTCCGTTCTTGGATATGATTGCTCCGTATCCAGCTGTGAAACGGTTTTTGgcaaag GTGATTCCACTCACTTGGTATAATCTGCTGCTGCCACGTTACGCTCTGGTCCTGGAGCTGGGATTAGACGGCGAGTTGGTGGGAACGCTTCATGACCCCGAAGGTCGTCTGACGTGGGCCATCAGCGACGTGTTCCAGCACCGAGGAAGGACATACCTGGGCAACACTGAACTGTCGTTCCTGCCTGTTCTGGAGCGCTGGGAAAACTGA